CTTTCCGTGAAGGTAATACAGATAATTCGTTAAGAATTCCTCCCATTGTATCAGGAACTAATTTTTTTACCATTTCCTGATCACGATCGCTTACAATCCTATGAAGCAAAAAAGTATTACATTGTGATAAGACAGTTTGAGAAAGTTCTGAGGGTCTCTGAGATGCTATTACTAAACCAACACCAAATTTTCTTCCTTCCTTTGCTATCTTTTCAAATATTTGAGAGCATAATCTTTGAGCAGAAATATCTTCATTATCTGTTTCGTATCTTTTTATCAAATTATGGGCTTCGTCAACAACTAAAATTGTTGGTAAAGTTTGCCCTTCTAATTTTTTGTAACGATGATGTGCCTCAAAAATAAGGCGTGCCATTACAGAAACAACTAAATAAAGTATTTCGGATGGCAATAATGAAAGATCAATAATTGTAATAGAGGGATTGTTTTGATTATCGCCAATATATTGATTTAACCATTCTTGTAATGTAATTTCTTCTGCGTTTTCTGTACGTATTACAGATGCTATTCGCTTATCAGTGAATAGACTTCGCACACGCATTAAAAAGAAATCCAAGTACTGTTGTTGATTGGCTTCCTGTGCTAACCGCTCTATATGAGTCAAAAAGTCTGCATTTTTAAAAAACACAGGGGAATCTTCGTCAGGACCTTCGTATGGAATTAATTGTCCTATTTGAGTTTCTGCATTATTAAGAATTTCAAGTAGAGGGTCAACTTCTTGTAATGAAAAAGATGGAAAATATCCCTTATTATTTTTTGAATGTTTTGTTTTAATTTCATCTAATTTAGAATTTAAATCATTATAAATTTTTCTATAGTTTTGATCATTTAACTTATTGTTGAAAGTTTCCAAAGATTTTTTTATTCCTTCTAAAGATTCTCCATAATTTTGTTTTCCTGGAAATGCAGATAAATCAGCAGGTTTTCTTTGAAAATTGAGCAAACTTATTTTTAAACTTACAAGCAAGTTTTTAAATATTATGTTAATATCATCATCCTTAGTTATCTCTGCATTTTTAATTTCTCTCAATGCTCTTCGTAATATAGGTCGTTGTGTTCTTGCGCTTGCTT
The Syntrophorhabdaceae bacterium DNA segment above includes these coding regions:
- a CDS encoding ATP-binding protein; amino-acid sequence: MSHNFEKIRDINIGTVEFVSTKEIKVLLDIDAPFSTSLNTGVPQQFPRINGFLLIPNEAGALLGVITWIGIEYSSYPKRKGYKDFDLVDLPFPLRKLSLSPLGILKQTENGYEIERGVYSYPSVGDVVIIPTQEQLKAIVQNKDLNAKVKIGISPMAANAPIFIDPDKIFGRHLAILGNTGSGKSCSVAGLVRWSLETAKSEIKNGKNINARFIILDPNGEYGNCFEGLGNIKKFEVKLRDEEDIKQLKVPSWMWDSWEWASISQASARTQRPILRRALREIKNAEITKDDDINIIFKNLLVSLKISLLNFQRKPADLSAFPGKQNYGESLEGIKKSLETFNNKLNDQNYRKIYNDLNSKLDEIKTKHSKNNKGYFPSFSLQEVDPLLEILNNAETQIGQLIPYEGPDEDSPVFFKNADFLTHIERLAQEANQQQYLDFFLMRVRSLFTDKRIASVIRTENAEEITLQEWLNQYIGDNQNNPSITIIDLSLLPSEILYLVVSVMARLIFEAHHRYKKLEGQTLPTILVVDEAHNLIKRYETDNEDISAQRLCSQIFEKIAKEGRKFGVGLVIASQRPSELSQTVLSQCNTFLLHRIVSDRDQEMVKKLVPDTMGGILNELSVLPSRKAILLGWAAPIPVLVEMNELPEVHRPKSKDPDFWKVWINEEERSIDWGKISDDWQQKGSSDKKLENKNGEIKQ